A window of the Ammoniphilus oxalaticus genome harbors these coding sequences:
- a CDS encoding recombinase family protein, with protein MERIAIYLRKSRADLEAEARGEGETLTKHRRQLISVANQMKLQVIQIFEEVVSGERIMDRPEAMKLLRAVEDQLFDAVLVMDIDRLGRGDMIDQGTILRAFKTSKTKIITPNKVYDLDNEWDEEYTEFEAFMARRELKVITRRMQRGRVQSVKDGNYIGAHPPYGYVIHKTEKERALVPHPDQAPIVKLIYDWYTHDDPRVRMGGNRIANELNRLGHTSYTGRRWTSSAVLNIIKNAVYIGRIQWKKRETVKATEPGVAYETRTRPREEWIDVEGKHAPLISVEQYQKAQNILKRRYHVPYQVTNRLTNPLAGLIKCGLCNGAMVLRAYTRQQPHLICYNTQCPTKSSRFTYVEQRLIHALTDWLRDYKADWTTWIEHHQQNDPNQTFKIKEKALRTLERELDEVNNQKNRLHDLLEKGIYDEPTYLERAKQLTKRIENTNAAIAEAKKDLQAEKQRLKVKKDFIPNFEQILALYNHSDDPADKNNLLKSVLNYAIYTKEKEQSNDHFTLVLYPKIPQ; from the coding sequence ATGGAACGAATCGCGATTTATTTACGTAAATCAAGAGCCGATCTAGAAGCTGAGGCGCGCGGGGAAGGCGAGACGCTTACAAAACACCGACGTCAACTAATCTCAGTTGCCAATCAAATGAAATTACAAGTGATACAAATTTTTGAAGAAGTTGTGTCGGGAGAACGAATTATGGATCGACCTGAAGCGATGAAGCTACTTAGGGCGGTGGAAGATCAACTATTTGATGCAGTGTTAGTCATGGATATTGATCGATTAGGTCGCGGCGATATGATCGATCAAGGGACGATCTTACGCGCTTTCAAAACATCGAAAACAAAAATTATTACCCCTAACAAAGTTTACGACCTAGATAACGAATGGGATGAGGAATACACAGAATTTGAAGCCTTTATGGCGCGGCGTGAACTCAAAGTAATTACACGAAGGATGCAACGAGGTCGAGTTCAATCTGTAAAAGATGGAAATTACATTGGGGCCCATCCTCCTTATGGATATGTCATCCATAAAACGGAAAAAGAACGCGCGCTTGTTCCACATCCTGATCAGGCCCCGATTGTAAAACTAATTTACGACTGGTACACACATGACGATCCGCGCGTTCGAATGGGAGGAAATCGAATTGCGAACGAGTTGAATCGGTTAGGCCATACCTCTTATACAGGCAGACGTTGGACCTCATCAGCTGTCTTAAATATTATAAAAAACGCTGTTTATATCGGTCGAATCCAATGGAAAAAAAGAGAGACAGTAAAGGCTACCGAGCCAGGGGTCGCATATGAAACAAGAACAAGACCTCGAGAGGAATGGATTGATGTCGAAGGTAAACATGCTCCGCTCATTTCTGTGGAGCAATATCAGAAGGCGCAAAATATTCTAAAACGTCGCTACCATGTTCCTTATCAAGTAACCAATCGACTAACAAACCCATTGGCCGGCTTAATCAAATGTGGTCTTTGCAATGGAGCGATGGTCTTACGCGCGTATACAAGACAACAACCGCACCTCATTTGTTACAATACGCAATGCCCAACGAAAAGCAGTCGGTTTACCTATGTAGAACAACGTTTGATACATGCTTTAACAGACTGGCTTCGTGATTATAAAGCGGATTGGACGACCTGGATTGAACATCATCAGCAAAATGACCCAAATCAAACATTTAAAATTAAAGAGAAGGCGCTGCGAACGCTTGAACGTGAATTGGATGAAGTAAACAACCAAAAAAACCGCCTACATGACCTTTTAGAAAAGGGCATCTATGATGAACCTACGTATCTAGAAAGAGCTAAACAACTTACCAAACGAATTGAAAATACGAACGCGGCCATTGCAGAGGCAAAAAAAGATTTGCAAGCTGAAAAGCAGCGTCTAAAAGTTAAAAAAGATTTCATTCCAAATTTTGAACAAATTCTTGCGCTTTACAATCACTCGGATGATCCAGCGGATAAAAACAACCTCCTGAAATCTGTCCTTAATTATGCAATTTATACGAAAGAGAAAGAACAGAGCAATGATCACTTCACATTGGTGCTTTACCCCAAAATTCCCCAATAA
- a CDS encoding TIGR04104 family putative zinc finger protein, whose translation MKGRYYMPTCQSCKRKWTWKETIKTSLALKDSSMNCPHCSKLQYLTAKSKKRSTMSMFFIIAPLAIFFNDSPFIGLVALIVTCLLFMGIWPFLIELSNKKESLRSNSKS comes from the coding sequence ATGAAAGGTAGATATTATATGCCAACATGCCAAAGTTGTAAAAGAAAGTGGACTTGGAAAGAAACAATAAAAACATCGCTAGCTTTAAAAGATAGTAGCATGAACTGTCCACATTGTAGTAAGCTACAATACTTAACGGCAAAATCAAAAAAAAGAAGCACCATGAGTATGTTTTTTATTATTGCTCCACTTGCTATATTTTTTAACGACTCACCTTTCATTGGCTTAGTAGCTTTAATTGTGACTTGTTTGTTGTTTATGGGAATTTGGCCGTTTTTAATTGAGTTGTCAAATAAAAAGGAATCGCTTCGTTCCAATTCTAAATCTTAA
- a CDS encoding peptidoglycan D,D-transpeptidase FtsI family protein: MSKPIKNAIKRRIVLILFSFVLLWGGLISRLFWIQVVDVKQFSKHRINLIEEAVSQRKQAIVLHTGRGDIKDRDGVSLTGSEVVGVAVFPLVRGYLEEQKVSELAKMLSMDPNTLLKFMEKVKEPTFLRDFPGKVIALSEAEVKRVEALKLPGVLALPITERYQTDGIANHLIGYISQNPDWIAKHYAAELKSGEMSRKSLVGASGLERSFDRFLQGVGPTTVSYFVDGKGNPLNGLKSRLIQQDNQFYPLSLITTIDRELQQKVEQWMEEQQIEQGAAVVLDAKTREVLAMTSLPAFHPSQIDLEQGNWVNHALKQTAPGSIFKTVLAGALLEEGLVTPEEKFHCEGEYGKYGFSCWKDGGHGQLTFSEAYAESCNIAFAEATSRLSPEKIEEYSKKMGLTQEVGWQQQPFYKMDSFKQFSGENRGQIFASGTDKNDEGVLIQTAIGQRDTQMTPLQAANMVATIVNGGQLESVRAVKEIRYKTGSLFHSFAAKQIEGERIDSYTAYQLQKMMERVVQEGTGQALLDAKWKLGGKTGTAQINEGKNNQWFIGYGPVEDPQYVVAVVAEREKKNASNKVIPIFKNIMDELAENREQKKEGSE; encoded by the coding sequence ACAATTTTCAAAACACCGTATTAATCTAATAGAAGAAGCTGTTTCCCAGCGAAAGCAAGCCATTGTCTTACATACGGGAAGAGGAGATATTAAAGATCGCGACGGCGTATCGCTGACGGGAAGTGAAGTGGTCGGAGTCGCTGTCTTTCCGTTAGTTCGTGGTTATTTGGAGGAACAAAAAGTTTCGGAATTGGCAAAAATGCTTTCGATGGATCCAAATACTTTATTGAAATTTATGGAGAAGGTTAAAGAACCTACTTTCCTTCGTGATTTTCCAGGGAAAGTAATCGCGCTGAGTGAAGCTGAAGTTAAACGTGTCGAAGCATTGAAGTTGCCAGGTGTGCTGGCTCTGCCGATTACGGAGAGATATCAAACAGATGGGATCGCGAATCATCTGATCGGCTATATTAGTCAAAATCCAGATTGGATCGCGAAGCATTACGCGGCTGAACTCAAAAGTGGTGAGATGAGTCGAAAAAGTTTAGTTGGCGCGTCAGGTTTGGAGCGCAGTTTTGATCGATTTTTGCAAGGGGTTGGACCGACAACGGTTTCGTATTTCGTGGATGGAAAAGGCAATCCGCTGAATGGGTTAAAGTCCCGCCTGATTCAACAAGATAATCAATTTTATCCGTTGTCATTAATTACAACGATTGATCGCGAGTTGCAACAAAAAGTAGAGCAATGGATGGAGGAGCAACAGATTGAACAAGGGGCGGCTGTCGTTCTCGACGCAAAAACGCGAGAGGTTTTAGCGATGACAAGTTTGCCTGCATTTCATCCTTCACAAATTGACTTAGAGCAGGGGAACTGGGTGAATCACGCTCTGAAACAAACAGCGCCGGGTTCGATCTTTAAGACGGTTTTAGCTGGAGCGTTGTTGGAAGAAGGATTGGTTACGCCTGAGGAGAAATTTCATTGCGAAGGGGAGTATGGTAAATACGGGTTTTCCTGCTGGAAAGATGGGGGCCATGGTCAACTCACGTTTTCTGAAGCGTACGCTGAGTCCTGCAACATTGCCTTTGCCGAGGCTACATCCCGCTTGTCCCCCGAAAAAATAGAGGAGTATTCTAAAAAAATGGGGTTAACGCAAGAAGTGGGATGGCAACAACAACCCTTTTATAAAATGGACTCATTTAAGCAGTTTTCTGGTGAAAATCGCGGTCAAATTTTTGCGTCGGGTACAGACAAAAATGACGAAGGGGTGTTGATTCAAACAGCGATTGGACAACGCGATACGCAAATGACACCGCTTCAGGCGGCCAACATGGTTGCGACGATTGTGAATGGCGGGCAGCTCGAAAGTGTTCGCGCGGTAAAAGAGATCCGATATAAAACGGGTTCTTTATTTCATTCTTTTGCGGCAAAGCAAATTGAAGGAGAGCGGATTGACTCTTATACAGCCTACCAGTTGCAAAAAATGATGGAAAGGGTTGTGCAAGAGGGAACAGGACAGGCTCTGCTTGACGCAAAATGGAAGCTTGGCGGGAAAACAGGCACAGCCCAAATCAACGAGGGGAAAAATAATCAATGGTTTATCGGTTATGGTCCTGTTGAGGACCCACAATATGTTGTGGCCGTAGTCGCTGAACGCGAGAAAAAGAACGCTTCCAATAAAGTTATCCCGATTTTCAAAAATATAATGGATGAACTTGCCGAAAATCGCGAACAGAAAAAAGAGGGATCCGAATAA
- a CDS encoding cation:proton antiporter — MEFILQISIVLLATKIAGHISVRLGQPSVLGKIIIGIIIGPALLGWIQDTQIIAVFSQIGVLLLMFLAGLETDLDDLSKSAKSALLIALGGVILPIAMGYAGSQVFGFSTGASIFMGLLLAATSVSISVQTLRELGWLNTKEGSALLGAAVLDDVIVVILIAVAMGFFGEGDANIGWLLGQQVIFFVVIFAVAKLLLPKFIQLFANFQVTEVTLSAGLIIAFAFAYFGEMLGVAGIIGTFFAGIAISTTKFKKEIEQKTEPIANGIFVPFFFVSIGLPVTFQGIGNQIGFLVIFSVIALVSKFVGCGLGAKLSGFSMRSSMGIGSGMISRGEVALILAAMGLSSGLIPAEYYTSVIIVVILTTLVTPPLLKIFFGTRTEDADSEVAM, encoded by the coding sequence ATAGAATTCATACTACAAATTTCGATTGTTTTACTTGCAACTAAAATTGCTGGTCATATAAGTGTTCGATTAGGGCAGCCGTCTGTATTAGGTAAAATTATCATTGGTATTATTATAGGACCGGCCTTGCTTGGTTGGATCCAAGATACACAAATTATCGCTGTGTTTAGTCAGATCGGTGTTCTTTTATTAATGTTCTTAGCAGGTTTGGAGACAGATTTAGATGATTTAAGTAAAAGCGCGAAGTCCGCTTTGTTAATCGCGCTTGGCGGTGTTATCCTGCCGATCGCTATGGGCTACGCGGGATCGCAAGTGTTCGGTTTTTCAACAGGCGCATCCATATTCATGGGATTGTTATTAGCGGCTACTTCAGTTAGTATATCGGTTCAAACGTTAAGAGAGCTCGGCTGGTTGAATACAAAGGAAGGTTCTGCATTACTAGGCGCTGCCGTATTGGATGATGTGATTGTTGTTATTCTAATTGCGGTTGCAATGGGCTTCTTTGGTGAAGGAGATGCCAATATTGGATGGCTTCTCGGACAGCAAGTCATATTCTTTGTTGTCATTTTTGCAGTTGCTAAATTGTTGTTGCCTAAATTTATTCAGTTATTTGCTAACTTCCAGGTAACGGAGGTTACTTTAAGCGCCGGACTCATTATCGCTTTTGCTTTTGCGTATTTTGGAGAAATGCTTGGAGTTGCGGGAATTATCGGTACATTCTTTGCGGGTATTGCTATCTCTACAACGAAATTCAAAAAGGAAATTGAACAGAAGACTGAACCGATTGCAAATGGAATTTTTGTTCCGTTCTTCTTTGTCAGCATCGGGTTGCCTGTTACATTTCAAGGAATCGGCAATCAAATAGGATTTTTAGTTATCTTTTCGGTGATCGCGTTAGTGTCCAAGTTTGTCGGCTGTGGTCTTGGCGCGAAGCTTTCAGGATTTAGCATGAGATCTTCCATGGGGATTGGCTCTGGGATGATATCAAGAGGTGAGGTTGCCCTAATCTTAGCGGCAATGGGATTAAGTAGTGGTTTAATACCTGCTGAATATTATACCTCAGTCATTATTGTAGTCATCTTGACGACATTAGTCACACCTCCATTGTTGAAAATCTTCTTTGGAACCCGAACTGAAGATGCGGACAGTGAAGTAGCTATGTAG
- a CDS encoding sigma-70 family RNA polymerase sigma factor, with translation MQLQIEKSKIYQHIHILDEREREVIIGRFGLETQEEKTQREIAKELGISRSYVSRIEKRALMKLFNEFYRKPREQQD, from the coding sequence GTGCAATTACAAATTGAAAAGAGCAAAATATATCAACATATTCACATTCTTGATGAACGAGAAAGAGAAGTTATTATCGGTCGCTTCGGATTGGAAACACAAGAAGAGAAAACACAACGTGAGATTGCAAAAGAACTTGGCATTTCGAGATCTTATGTTTCAAGAATTGAAAAAAGAGCGTTAATGAAACTGTTCAACGAGTTTTATAGGAAACCACGCGAACAACAAGATTAA